The following coding sequences are from one Epinephelus fuscoguttatus linkage group LG7, E.fuscoguttatus.final_Chr_v1 window:
- the LOC125891950 gene encoding F-box only protein 6-like — MNESRGLSPKQPPTAATAPCTSLLTMFPVPLEIFEEIFLSLPPHQVVRVCRLVCHQWKEVADSESLWKERCRREGYRLCDASKIAKDWRLFYFLCKKRRNLLKNPRGEQDLSGWQILENGGDKWALHDLRVPHPDETVQKNFVTSFWMCRKSQLIDLEKEGYNPSFMDYFQPDIRISDWYSPRNDCGCIYEICVELLNQRKKPVQTFAPETIKFEQWSVERWNQMTHVFQNYGPGVRYIRFTHGGKDTQYWAGWYGIRLTDSCVEICPAMDT; from the exons ATGAATGAAAGTCGAGGTCTGAGTCCGAAGCAGCCACCGACTGCAGCTACAGCACCGTGTACTTCGCTCCTAACG ATGTTCCCCGTTCCTCTGGAGATCTTTGAGGAGATCTTCCTGAGTCTTCCTCCCCATCAGGTGGTTCGTGTTTGTCGGTTAGTGTGCCATCAGTGGAAAGAAGTGGCTGACAGTGAGTCCCTGTGGAAAGAAAGATGCAGAAGAGAAGGATATCGCCTCTGCGATGCCTCCAAAATAGCCAAAGACTGGAGGTTGTTTTACTTCTTGTGCAAGAAGAGGAGAAATCTTCTCAAGAACCCAAGAGGAGAAC AGGACCTGAGCGGCTGGCAGATTTTAGAGAATGGTGGTGATAAATGGGCTCTGCACGATCTTAGAGTGCCTCATCCAGACGAGACGGTCCAGAAGAACTTTGTGACCTCTTTCTG GATGTGCAGGAAGTCTCAGCTGATCGATCTGGAGAAGGAAGGTTACAACCCATCATTTATGGATTACTTCCAGCCAGACATCAGAATATCGGATTG GTATTCACCAAGAAATGATTGTGGCTGTATATATGAGATCTGTGTCGAGCTGCTGAATCAAAGAAAAAAGCCTGTCCAGACATTTGCACCTGAGACTATAAAGTTTGAGCAGTGGAGTGTGGAGAGATGGAATCAG ATGACCCATGTATTCCAGAACTATGGACCAGGAGTGAGATACATCCGTTTTACCCACGGAGGCAAAGACACACAGTACTGGGCAGGATGGTATGGTATACGcctcactgacagctgtgttgaGATATGTCCAGCAATGGACACATAG